A genomic segment from Desulfovibrio aminophilus DSM 12254 encodes:
- a CDS encoding AsmA family protein, with translation MNKWLKYGLLTLGVGVLLLVIGAVIFVSTFDPNQYKTQIAEAVKKATGRDLAFQGDVKVSVFPWIGADVGGVTLGNAPGFGDKPMVSFTSAKVRIKLLPLLSGSVEMGKVSLDNLTLNLARAKDGRTNWDDLAGKGEDKGAAPASAPSKSGGELSLAVGGLAITNANIFWEDAKEGKSYAVREVNLETGAIDPGDPFDFKLAFALDSTEPELRTRNVLSGVATLDTGAKRYAVKDFKLSVQAQGKAVPGGKVEAVLAAAQAQTDLKAQTGGLSGLVFTAYNLKVTGQADAAKILDGPEASGQLEIAPFDVKELLRSLGQAPLETADPEALKQVSAKLSFKTAKDKASVDKLLLKLDQTTLEAVASIQNFAKPFYALTAQVDSIDVDRYLPPKKQGGGSPSGQSSGASGGSGEVIPVKVIRDLGLDARLDVGKLKVSGLRLSDVKVRAQAKDGLLTVDPAELLLYGGSLASALSIDCRPDTPHSAVRATLSKVQLGPLLKDMSGKDNIDGNLNLKADLRTTGATVPALKRGLGGNLALDIHDGVFPGVDLEAMTKAVMSAGGKSGTVQGKSSDRTPFGSITATAVAANGVIVNRDLDVRSPNVRADGEGQVNLPADSIDYLVRARLVAATSSDTGLLVPVRIKGSLSDPSFGVDLAEYFKGAAAGLVKGVGGAVQGVGGAIGGAVEGVFGGKKKESSGTSTQQTQPQQEPKKKGGALEGLKKLF, from the coding sequence ATGAACAAATGGCTCAAGTATGGATTGCTGACCCTCGGTGTGGGAGTGCTGCTCCTGGTGATCGGGGCGGTGATTTTCGTGAGCACCTTCGACCCGAACCAGTACAAGACCCAGATCGCCGAGGCCGTGAAGAAGGCCACGGGCCGCGACCTCGCCTTTCAGGGCGACGTGAAGGTGTCGGTCTTTCCCTGGATCGGGGCCGACGTGGGCGGTGTGACCCTGGGCAACGCCCCCGGCTTCGGCGACAAGCCCATGGTCAGCTTCACCTCGGCCAAGGTCCGCATCAAGCTTTTGCCGCTCCTCTCCGGCAGTGTGGAGATGGGCAAGGTGAGCCTGGACAACCTGACCCTCAACCTGGCTCGGGCCAAGGACGGGCGGACCAACTGGGACGACCTCGCGGGCAAGGGCGAGGACAAGGGCGCCGCTCCGGCGTCGGCGCCATCCAAAAGCGGCGGGGAATTGTCCCTGGCCGTGGGCGGACTGGCGATCACCAACGCCAACATCTTCTGGGAGGACGCCAAGGAAGGCAAGAGCTACGCCGTGCGCGAGGTGAACCTGGAAACCGGGGCCATCGATCCCGGCGACCCGTTCGACTTCAAGCTCGCCTTCGCCCTGGACAGCACGGAGCCCGAACTGCGGACACGCAACGTCCTCTCCGGCGTCGCGACCCTGGACACCGGCGCGAAACGCTATGCGGTGAAGGATTTCAAACTTTCGGTCCAGGCCCAGGGCAAGGCCGTGCCCGGCGGCAAGGTCGAGGCGGTCCTGGCCGCGGCCCAGGCCCAGACCGACCTCAAGGCTCAGACAGGTGGGCTTTCCGGCCTCGTGTTCACGGCCTACAACCTGAAGGTCACGGGTCAGGCCGATGCGGCCAAGATACTGGACGGCCCCGAGGCCTCCGGGCAACTGGAGATCGCGCCCTTCGACGTCAAGGAACTGCTCCGCTCCCTGGGACAGGCCCCGCTGGAGACCGCCGACCCCGAGGCCCTCAAGCAGGTCTCGGCCAAGCTCTCGTTCAAGACCGCCAAGGACAAAGCCTCCGTGGACAAGCTCCTGTTGAAGCTGGACCAGACCACCTTGGAGGCGGTGGCCTCGATACAGAACTTCGCCAAGCCGTTTTACGCCCTGACCGCCCAGGTGGACAGCATCGACGTGGATCGTTATCTGCCGCCCAAGAAACAAGGCGGCGGGAGTCCCTCGGGCCAGTCCTCCGGAGCCTCCGGCGGCTCCGGCGAAGTCATCCCGGTGAAAGTCATCCGCGACCTGGGCCTGGACGCCCGGCTGGACGTGGGCAAACTCAAGGTCTCCGGCTTGCGCCTGAGCGACGTGAAGGTGCGGGCCCAGGCCAAGGACGGCCTGCTCACCGTGGACCCGGCGGAGTTGCTGCTCTACGGCGGCAGTCTCGCTTCCGCGCTTTCCATCGACTGTCGCCCGGATACGCCGCACAGCGCCGTGCGCGCGACCCTGTCCAAGGTCCAACTCGGGCCGCTGCTCAAGGACATGAGCGGCAAGGACAACATCGACGGCAACCTGAACCTCAAGGCCGATCTGCGCACCACCGGGGCCACGGTCCCGGCCCTCAAGCGCGGGCTCGGCGGCAACTTGGCCCTGGACATCCACGACGGCGTGTTCCCGGGCGTGGACCTGGAGGCCATGACCAAGGCGGTCATGTCGGCGGGCGGCAAGAGTGGCACGGTGCAGGGCAAGTCCTCGGACCGCACACCGTTCGGCTCCATCACGGCCACGGCCGTGGCCGCCAACGGCGTCATCGTCAACCGCGACCTGGACGTGCGCTCGCCCAACGTGCGGGCCGACGGCGAGGGGCAGGTGAACCTGCCGGCCGACAGCATCGACTACCTCGTGCGGGCCCGGCTCGTGGCCGCCACCTCCTCGGACACCGGGCTCCTGGTGCCAGTGCGCATCAAGGGCAGCCTGTCCGATCCGTCCTTCGGCGTGGACTTGGCCGAGTACTTCAAGGGCGCGGCCGCCGGTCTGGTCAAGGGGGTGGGCGGAGCGGTCCAGGGAGTCGGCGGGGCCATCGGCGGGGCCGTTGAGGGCGTGTTCGGCGGCAAGAAGAAGGAATCCTCCGGCACGTCGACGCAGCAGACACAGCCGCAGCAGGAGCCGAAGAAGAAGGGCGGCGCCCTGGAAGGACTCAAGAAGCTCTTCTAG
- a CDS encoding MerR family transcriptional regulator encodes MDGKSGSKTYKIGQAAELLGIKPFVLRFWEGEFPQLEPLRTASGQRMYSEEQLGLVREIKHLLYDEGLTIEGARKRLEEKGPSDLLREVRDELLAIRDLLAGKDGFNTEVRS; translated from the coding sequence ATGGACGGGAAATCCGGCTCCAAGACCTACAAGATCGGCCAGGCCGCCGAACTGCTCGGCATCAAGCCCTTTGTGCTGCGCTTCTGGGAGGGCGAGTTCCCCCAGTTGGAGCCGTTGCGCACGGCTTCGGGCCAGCGCATGTACAGCGAGGAGCAGCTCGGGCTGGTGCGTGAGATCAAGCACCTGCTCTACGACGAGGGCCTGACCATCGAGGGCGCGCGCAAGCGCCTGGAGGAAAAGGGGCCCAGCGACCTGCTGCGCGAAGTGCGCGACGAGCTGCTGGCCATCCGCGACCTGCTCGCGGGCAAGGACGGTTTCAACACGGAGGTGCGCTCATGA